In one window of Camelina sativa cultivar DH55 chromosome 15, Cs, whole genome shotgun sequence DNA:
- the LOC104746717 gene encoding non-specific lipid-transfer protein-like protein At2g13820, producing MKMGICLVCLTVFMAVMTSTRVSAQSGCTNVLISLSPCLNYITGNSTSPSQQCCRQLGSVVQSSPDCLCQVLNGGGSQLGINVNQTQALGLPKACNVQTPPVSRCSTGGGGGGSTSDSPAESPNSSGPGNGSKTVPAGEGDGPSSDGSSIKFSFPLLAILSAASYIAIF from the exons atgaaaatggGAATATGTTTAGTGTGTCTTACAGTTTTTATGGCTGTGATGACTTCTACAAGGGTCTCTGCTCAGTCAGGCTGCACAAACGTGTTGATTAGCTTATCGCCGTGTCTCAACTACATAACCGGAAACTCTACTTCTCCTTCTCAGCAATGCTGTCGTCAGTTGGGTAGCGTAGTCCAGTCTTCTCCTGACTGTTTGTGTCAAGTCCTCAACGGTGGTGGCTCTCAGCTAGGTATCAACGTTAACCAAACACAAGCTCTTGGTCTGCCAAAGGCTTGTAATGTTCAGACTCCTCCAGTCAGTCGCTGTAGTACCG gtggtggtggtggtggttccaCTTCTGACTCTCCTGCAGAATCACCAAACTCTTCAG GACCAGGAAATGGATCGAAAACCGTACCAGCAGGGGAAGGAGACGGACCATCGTCTGATGGGAGCTCTATCAAGTTCTCATTTCCTCTTCTTGCCATCCTTTCCGCGGCTTCCTACATCGCAATCTTCTGA